The DNA sequence GCAGGAAATCGGCCACCGACACCGGATCGTCCAGATCCAGCAGCGGCAGCCCGGTGGGATGGGGCACGGCGTCGGCCAGCGGGCGGGCCACCGCGACGACAAACGGATCGTTCGGATACGCCGCCGGGGCGCCGTGGGCCGCGCGCCAGACCTCGACCTTGGGCAGGTCAGCGTGCTTGAAGCCCTCGACGATCACCCAGTGCTCGGCGCCGAACGCACCCAGGTCGCTCAGCTCGGCGATGAGCTGGTGGACCGTCAGATCGGCCGCGACCTCGAACTCGCGCATCAGCGCCAGCCGGTGGTTGTTGGCGACCAGCACCTCGAAGGCGCCAGCCTCGCGGTGGCGGAAGCTGTCCTTGCCGGGGCGGTCGATGTCGAAGCGCTTGTGGGCGTGCTTGATCACCGAGACGCGGCAGCCCTGCGCCTTGAGTGCCCGGATCAGGCCCTCGCCGAGCGTGGTCTTGCCCGAGCCGGACGCGCCGCAGAGGCCGACGACGTTCACAGCGGGACGTGGTCGCGGACGTACTGCTGGATCACCGCCGTGTCGGCCGGCATGACCTGGAAGCGCTTGGGGCGCGATTCCAGATCGGCCAGCGCGGCCGGGCGCGGCGCGTGCACGTCGGCGCCGAGCGCTTCGGCGATCGTGCCTTCGAACTTGGCCGGCAGCGCCGTTTCCAGCACGATCATCGGCACGCCGTCTTCACGCAGTTCGCGCGCCACCTTCACGCCATCGGCGGTGTGGGTGTCGATCAGCACACCCTGGCCTGCCCAGGTCGCGCGGATCGTGGCGAGGCGGTCAGCGTGGGTCGAGCGGCCGGACTGGAAGCCGTAGCCCGGGATGCGGGCGAACTCTTCCGGGGACACGGTGAACACGCCCTCGCGGTTCAGCGCATCACCGAACAGCGCCTTGGTGCGCGCACCGTCGCGGCCGAGCAGGTCGAACACGAAGCGCTCGAAGTTGGACGCCTTGCTGATGTCCATCGACGGGCTCGACGTTTCCCAGGTCTCGCTGCTGCCGCGCACGCGGTAGGTGCCGGTGCGGAAGAACTCTTCGAGCACGTTGTTCTCGTTGGTCGCGACCACGAGGTGCTTGACCGGCAGGCCCATCCTGCGTGCGACATGGCCCGCGCAGACATTGCCGAAGTTGCCGGACGGAACCGTAAAGCTGACCTGCTCGTCATTCGACTTCGTGGCCTGAAAATAGCCGGCGAAGTAGTAGACGACCTGCGCCAGCAGCCGCGCCCAGTTGATCGAGTTGACGGTGCCGATGCGGTAGGCGCGCTTGAACTCCAGGTCGTTCGAGACCGCCTTGACGATGTCCTGGCAGTCGTCGAACACACCTTCGACGGCGAGGTTGTGGATGTTCTCGTCCTGCAGGCTGAACATCTGCGCCTGCTGGAACGGGCTCATGCGGCCGTACGGCGAGAGCATGAACACACGCACGCCGGCCTTGCCGCGCATCGCGTATTCCGCCGCGCTGCCGGTGTCGCCGGAGGTGGCGCCGAGGATGTTGAGCTGCTCGCCGCGGCGACCGAGTTCGTACTCGAACAGGTTGCCCAGCAGCTGCATCGCCATGTCCTTGAAGGCCAGCGTCGGCCCGTTGGACAGCGACTCCAGGCACAGGCCCGGCTCCAGCGGCTTCAGGGGGACGATCGCCTCCGTGCCGAAAACTTCCGCGGTGTAGGTCTTGCGGGTCAGGGCGCGCAGGTCGTCGGCCGGGATGTCGTCGATGTAGAGCGACAGGATCTCGAAGGCGAGGTCGGCGTAGGACAGGCCGCGCCACGCGGCGAGCGTGGCGGCGTCGATCTGCGGGTAGGCGACGGGCAGGTACAGACCGCCGTCCGGAGCGAGGCCCTCCAGCAGGATCTCGCAGAAACGGCGCTCGGTCTGGTCGCCTCGGGTGCTGATGTACTTCATCGTGTGTGCTTCAGAGGGCCCACTGCCGGCTCACGCCAGCTCTTCCTTGCGCAGCGACACGATCGGCGCCAGCACCGTCGCCAGCGCCTGCATCTGCGCCAGCGCCGCGCGCATCACACCTTCCTGCGTCTCGTGCGTCAGGATGATGACGTCGGTCTGGTGCTCGCCGTCGTTCGATTCGCGCTGCAGCACGGCGTCGATCGAGATGTCGGACGCGGCCAAGATCGAGGTGATCGCCGACAGCACGCCCTTCTGGTCCGCCACGCGCAGGCGCAGGTAGAACGCGGTGCGCACCTCCGCGATCGGCAGGATCGGCGTGGTACGCAGCTCGTCCGGCTGGAACGCGAGGTGCGGCACGCGGTGGTCCGGGTCGGCGGTGTGCAGGCGGGTGATGTCGACCAGGTCGGCGATCACGGCGGAGGCGGTCGGCTCGGAGCCTGCGCCCTTGCCGTAGTACAGCGTCGTGCCCACGGCGTCACCGTGGACCATCACCGCGTTCATCGCGCCTTCGACATTGGCGATCAGGCGCTTGCTCGGCACCAGCGTCGGGTGCACGCGCAACTCGATGCCGTTGTCGCGGCGCTTGGCGATGCCCAGCAGCTTGATGCGGTAGCCGAGCTGTTCGGCGTAGCGGATGTCCACGGCGGACAGCTTGGTGATGCCTTCGACGTGGGCCTTGTCGAACTGCACCGGCACGCCGAACGCGATCGCGCTCATCAGCGTGGCCTTGTGCGCAGCGTCCACGCCCTCGATGTCGAAGGTCGGGTCGGCTTCGGCGTAGCCCAGGCGCTGCGCTTCCTTCAGCACCACCTCGAAGTCGAGGCCCTTGTCGCGCATCTCGGACAGGATGAAGTTGGTCGTGCCGTTGATGATGCCGGCGACCCACTGGATCTCGTTGGCGGTCAGGCCTTCGCGCAGCGCCTTGATGATCGGGATGCCGCCCGCGACCGCGGCTTCGAACGCGACCATCACGCCCTTCTCACGGGCCGCCGCGAAGATCTCGGTGCCATGCACGGCCAGCAGCGCCTTGTTGGCGGTGACGACGTGCTTGCCCGCGGCGATCGCTTCGAGGACCAGCGCCCGCGCGATGCCGTAGCCACCGATCAGCTCGATGACGATGTCGATCTCGGGGTTGGCGATCACCTGGCGGCCATCGGCGACCACGGCCACGCCGTCGCCGACGATCTCGCGGGCGCGCTCGACGTTCAGGTCCGCCACCATCGTGATCTCGATGCCGCGGCCCGCGCGGCGGCGGATCTCTTCCTGGTTGCGCTTGAGCACGTTGAACGTGCCGCTGCCGACGGTACCGATGCCCAGCAGGCCGACTTGGATGGGTTTCATGGCGATTG is a window from the Sphaerotilus montanus genome containing:
- the thrC gene encoding threonine synthase translates to MKYISTRGDQTERRFCEILLEGLAPDGGLYLPVAYPQIDAATLAAWRGLSYADLAFEILSLYIDDIPADDLRALTRKTYTAEVFGTEAIVPLKPLEPGLCLESLSNGPTLAFKDMAMQLLGNLFEYELGRRGEQLNILGATSGDTGSAAEYAMRGKAGVRVFMLSPYGRMSPFQQAQMFSLQDENIHNLAVEGVFDDCQDIVKAVSNDLEFKRAYRIGTVNSINWARLLAQVVYYFAGYFQATKSNDEQVSFTVPSGNFGNVCAGHVARRMGLPVKHLVVATNENNVLEEFFRTGTYRVRGSSETWETSSPSMDISKASNFERFVFDLLGRDGARTKALFGDALNREGVFTVSPEEFARIPGYGFQSGRSTHADRLATIRATWAGQGVLIDTHTADGVKVARELREDGVPMIVLETALPAKFEGTIAEALGADVHAPRPAALADLESRPKRFQVMPADTAVIQQYVRDHVPL
- the mobB gene encoding molybdopterin-guanine dinucleotide biosynthesis protein B is translated as MNVVGLCGASGSGKTTLGEGLIRALKAQGCRVSVIKHAHKRFDIDRPGKDSFRHREAGAFEVLVANNHRLALMREFEVAADLTVHQLIAELSDLGAFGAEHWVIVEGFKHADLPKVEVWRAAHGAPAAYPNDPFVVAVARPLADAVPHPTGLPLLDLDDPVSVADFLRSDPQRYGYRAPEHR
- a CDS encoding homoserine dehydrogenase yields the protein MKPIQVGLLGIGTVGSGTFNVLKRNQEEIRRRAGRGIEITMVADLNVERAREIVGDGVAVVADGRQVIANPEIDIVIELIGGYGIARALVLEAIAAGKHVVTANKALLAVHGTEIFAAAREKGVMVAFEAAVAGGIPIIKALREGLTANEIQWVAGIINGTTNFILSEMRDKGLDFEVVLKEAQRLGYAEADPTFDIEGVDAAHKATLMSAIAFGVPVQFDKAHVEGITKLSAVDIRYAEQLGYRIKLLGIAKRRDNGIELRVHPTLVPSKRLIANVEGAMNAVMVHGDAVGTTLYYGKGAGSEPTASAVIADLVDITRLHTADPDHRVPHLAFQPDELRTTPILPIAEVRTAFYLRLRVADQKGVLSAITSILAASDISIDAVLQRESNDGEHQTDVIILTHETQEGVMRAALAQMQALATVLAPIVSLRKEELA